A region of Candidatus Terasakiella magnetica DNA encodes the following proteins:
- a CDS encoding Na(+)/H(+) antiporter subunit B: MMRRKPILRVTSKVFMPFILIYALYVQFHGDFGPGGGFQAGVIFGSSFILYALIFGLHDCKLVLPATVLEIMSALGVLLYAGVGVVSFFMGDNFLNYNSLAHDPLHGQHYGILLVELGVGMTVFSSMTLIFYIFAGRGR; encoded by the coding sequence ATGATGAGACGAAAGCCTATTCTACGGGTCACTTCAAAGGTCTTTATGCCCTTTATTCTGATTTATGCCCTTTATGTGCAATTCCACGGTGATTTCGGTCCCGGGGGTGGTTTTCAAGCTGGTGTAATTTTTGGGTCGAGCTTCATTTTGTACGCACTGATCTTTGGTTTGCACGATTGTAAACTGGTCCTGCCCGCAACTGTGCTTGAGATTATGTCTGCACTGGGTGTCTTGCTTTATGCAGGTGTTGGGGTTGTCAGCTTTTTCATGGGGGATAATTTCCTTAATTATAATTCTCTCGCCCATGATCCACTGCATGGTCAGCATTACGGTATTTTGCTGGTTGAGCTTGGCGTTGGTATGACGGTCTTCTCGTCCATGACGCTGATCTTTTATATTTTTGCAGGACGGGGGCGTTAA
- a CDS encoding DUF4040 domain-containing protein: MAVAAIGILRMKNLFGVVMLGGIYSLLSALMFVNLDAVDVAFTEAAVGAGISTVLMLGTLALTSREEKQEKKPAHTIWLPLIVVVATGVALIYGTLDMPAYGDPNAPVHNHVAPRYLTDSETEVGMPNIVTSVLASYRGFDTLGETTVVFTALVGVLILLAGRRRKEDDAPTLEELEEREDEA, encoded by the coding sequence ATGGCTGTTGCTGCTATTGGTATTTTGCGCATGAAGAACCTGTTTGGGGTTGTCATGCTCGGCGGTATTTATAGTTTGCTGTCAGCCTTGATGTTCGTAAATCTGGATGCGGTTGATGTGGCCTTTACAGAAGCTGCTGTTGGTGCGGGGATTTCCACCGTTTTGATGCTGGGTACGCTTGCGCTTACCTCGCGTGAAGAAAAACAGGAAAAGAAACCAGCCCATACAATCTGGCTTCCTTTAATCGTTGTTGTCGCAACAGGTGTTGCCCTTATCTATGGTACATTGGATATGCCAGCCTATGGCGACCCAAATGCACCTGTTCATAACCATGTCGCACCTCGTTACTTAACAGATTCTGAAACCGAAGTGGGTATGCCCAACATCGTGACCTCTGTTTTGGCGAGCTATCGTGGTTTTGATACGCTTGGGGAAACAACCGTGGTGTTTACTGCCCTTGTGGGTGTGCTCATCTTATTGGCGGGTCGACGTCGCAAAGAAGACGATGCCCCAACATTGGAAGAACTTGAAGAACGGGAGGATGAGGCATGA
- the mnhG gene encoding monovalent cation/H(+) antiporter subunit G has product MDMILDLLSWFFILLGSAFVLIGAIGVIRLPEVFTRSHAAGMVDTFGTGMIVLGLMFQAGGFNLVLVKLVMIGFFLFFTSPVSSHALVRAAMADGAKPLLKEGVELKGAHKDEGDKPS; this is encoded by the coding sequence ATGGATATGATCCTCGATTTATTAAGCTGGTTCTTTATTTTACTTGGCAGTGCCTTTGTCCTCATTGGGGCAATTGGTGTTATCCGCCTACCAGAAGTCTTCACCCGCTCTCATGCTGCTGGAATGGTTGATACCTTTGGCACAGGCATGATTGTACTTGGTCTTATGTTCCAAGCTGGCGGGTTCAACCTTGTTTTGGTGAAACTTGTAATGATTGGTTTCTTCCTCTTCTTTACAAGTCCGGTTTCCAGCCATGCCTTGGTGCGTGCTGCCATGGCAGACGGTGCGAAACCTCTTCTTAAAGAAGGCGTCGAGTTAAAAGGCGCCCATAAAGACGAAGGAGATAAGCCATCCTAG
- a CDS encoding monovalent cation/H+ antiporter complex subunit F, whose translation MFVAAAAALIVAILLGLVRALVGPTIYDRILAGNMIGTLTVILIAVHGFLAGRPEFLDIALVYALINFIGTIAILKYFRFKDLGHSGADHGEAKEDM comes from the coding sequence ATGTTTGTTGCTGCGGCTGCCGCCCTTATTGTTGCCATTTTACTTGGTTTAGTACGAGCTCTTGTCGGACCGACAATTTATGACCGTATTCTTGCTGGTAATATGATTGGCACGCTCACCGTTATCTTGATTGCTGTTCATGGCTTTTTAGCAGGTCGTCCAGAATTTCTGGATATCGCTTTAGTTTATGCCTTGATCAACTTCATCGGTACCATTGCCATTCTTAAATATTTCCGCTTTAAGGATTTGGGACATTCTGGTGCTGATCATGGTGAAGCCAAGGAGGATATGTAA
- a CDS encoding Na+/H+ antiporter subunit E, which yields MASSISLWVFLYVFWFLLSGHTEPLLLGFGAISCTLVVYIAHRMDVIDHEGHPSHISFKILPYWIWLCWEIVKANIDVAKVILSPKMPISPVMFKTKASQKRELGQVIYANSITLTPGTVAVGLEDGVLEIHALTKEGAEGVLTGEMDRKVCWCKGEMEGKS from the coding sequence AGCTCTATAAGCCTTTGGGTCTTTCTATATGTGTTTTGGTTTTTGCTTTCCGGTCATACCGAGCCGCTCTTGCTTGGTTTTGGCGCAATATCCTGCACGCTCGTCGTTTACATTGCCCATCGTATGGATGTGATCGACCATGAGGGACACCCTTCTCATATATCTTTTAAAATCCTTCCGTACTGGATTTGGCTTTGCTGGGAAATCGTGAAAGCAAACATTGATGTTGCTAAAGTCATTCTTTCCCCAAAAATGCCGATCAGTCCGGTTATGTTTAAAACGAAAGCCAGTCAAAAACGTGAACTGGGCCAAGTGATCTATGCAAACTCGATCACACTGACACCTGGCACGGTTGCCGTTGGCCTTGAAGATGGCGTTTTGGAAATTCATGCCCTTACGAAAGAAGGGGCCGAAGGTGTTTTAACTGGTGAAATGGACCGCAAAGTCTGTTGGTGCAAAGGCGAGATGGAGGGCAAATCATAA